A region from the Sphingomonas sp. S2-65 genome encodes:
- the rpsU gene encoding 30S ribosomal protein S21: MQIIVRDNNVDQALRALKKKLQREGVYREMKLRRHYEKPSEKRAREHAAAVSRARKAERKRAERDR; the protein is encoded by the coding sequence ATGCAGATCATCGTGCGCGACAACAACGTCGACCAAGCGCTCCGAGCGTTGAAGAAGAAGCTTCAACGGGAGGGCGTTTATCGCGAAATGAAGCTTCGTCGGCACTATGAGAAACCCTCCGAGAAGCGTGCGCGAGAGCATGCGGCCGCTGTGAGTCGAGCCCGGAAGGCAGAACGCAAGCGAGCTGAGCGCGATCGCTAA
- a CDS encoding SDR family oxidoreductase, with amino-acid sequence MNDVIDKTVLISGASSGIGEATARELASKGARVFIGARRTDRLRTLAAELGANVAWHTLDVTDGASFAAFADAAETRFGRVDVLINNAGVMPLSPLAALKQDEWTRMIDVNIHGVLNGIAAVLPRFIGQGSGHVVNVASIAAHFVMPSAAVYCATKYAVWAITEGLRQEHDDIRTTLISPGVVATELGNDITDQTIASALTQWRKKSLTPDAIARAIRYALEQPEGVDINEVIVRPTAAGM; translated from the coding sequence ATGAACGACGTCATCGACAAGACTGTGCTGATCAGCGGCGCCTCCAGCGGCATCGGCGAGGCCACTGCGCGCGAGCTCGCGAGTAAGGGGGCTCGCGTCTTCATCGGCGCGCGTCGGACCGATCGCCTACGGACGCTTGCCGCAGAGCTCGGCGCCAATGTGGCGTGGCACACGCTGGATGTAACCGACGGGGCGAGCTTTGCCGCCTTTGCCGACGCGGCGGAAACGCGGTTCGGCCGCGTGGACGTGCTAATCAACAATGCGGGCGTGATGCCGCTGTCGCCGCTCGCCGCGCTGAAGCAGGACGAGTGGACGCGCATGATCGACGTCAACATCCACGGTGTGCTGAACGGGATCGCTGCCGTGCTGCCGCGTTTCATTGGACAAGGGTCGGGCCATGTAGTGAACGTTGCATCGATCGCCGCGCACTTCGTGATGCCGAGCGCCGCCGTTTACTGCGCGACGAAATATGCGGTTTGGGCGATCACGGAAGGGCTGCGACAGGAGCATGATGACATCCGCACCACGCTTATCTCGCCGGGCGTCGTGGCGACCGAATTGGGCAACGACATCACCGACCAGACTATCGCCTCCGCACTGACGCAATGGCGCAAGAAGTCGCTGACGCCTGATGCTATTGCGCGGGCGATCCGGTACGCACTGGAGCAGCCCGAGGGCGTCGACATCAACGAAGTCATCGTCCGCCCAACCGCAGCTGGGATGTAG
- a CDS encoding AraC family transcriptional regulator, whose protein sequence is MQSIANLAALVARHVPSTGMLSTSINRLSLFRADEPTVPLPAVYEASLCLIAQGTKRVSLGEQSLVYDAAHYLLVSVDLPLLGHVIQADREAPYLCCKIDIDQAALTDLIVAEGGRAPKADFPALAIYRSDDDLIDAACRLMRLLDQPASIPALAPLIEREILYRLLMGPHGPALRYMAVADSRLNQVSRAIATIRTGFNRPLRIEQVANAAGMSPSSLHQHFKAVTRMTPLEYQKQLRLQEARRLMLSAGTTASNAGFAVGYESPSQFNREYARLFGAPPRRNIEQLQLSGNLLTPV, encoded by the coding sequence ATGCAGTCGATCGCAAACCTAGCCGCTCTTGTTGCCCGCCATGTGCCCAGCACGGGTATGTTGAGCACCTCGATAAATCGGTTGTCGTTGTTTCGAGCCGACGAGCCGACCGTGCCCTTACCCGCTGTTTACGAAGCTTCGCTTTGCCTGATCGCGCAAGGCACAAAGCGCGTTTCGCTTGGCGAGCAAAGCCTGGTCTACGATGCGGCGCATTATCTGCTGGTCTCGGTCGACCTGCCTCTCCTCGGGCACGTTATCCAGGCAGATCGCGAGGCACCGTACCTCTGCTGCAAGATCGATATTGATCAAGCGGCATTGACAGATCTCATCGTGGCGGAGGGCGGTCGGGCCCCCAAGGCCGATTTCCCGGCGCTGGCGATATATCGCAGCGACGACGATCTGATCGACGCGGCATGCCGGCTGATGCGCTTGCTGGACCAGCCCGCCAGCATCCCCGCGCTGGCGCCACTCATCGAGCGGGAGATTCTGTACCGCCTGCTCATGGGCCCGCACGGTCCCGCGCTTCGCTACATGGCAGTCGCCGACAGCCGCCTCAATCAGGTCAGCCGCGCGATCGCAACGATCCGAACGGGCTTCAACCGGCCGCTGCGGATCGAGCAAGTCGCCAATGCGGCGGGTATGAGCCCATCGTCGCTTCACCAACATTTCAAGGCAGTGACGAGAATGACGCCCCTGGAGTATCAAAAGCAGTTGCGCCTACAGGAGGCGCGGCGCCTGATGCTGTCAGCAGGCACGACCGCGAGCAACGCAGGCTTTGCCGTCGGCTATGAAAGCCCATCGCAATTCAACCGAGAGTATGCGCGCCTGTTCGGTGCTCCTCCTCGCCGCAATATCGAACAGCTGCAGCTTAGCGGCAATCTGCTCACGCCAGTGTAG
- a CDS encoding M12 family metallopeptidase gives MSNIICILLSAVLSPLAYAQNREALAVPVEVLPDYITRRVISDAPEQTLSELARTGSVERGIIVGAKRWDVGVPISVCFFGGSRELRRHIVEVASIWERQGALVSFDFGDRIDPNLCRSNRVYDIRIGYTQPGYWSMIGQDSLVHVGQLEESMNFQRFDISPPTETEFQRVVLHEFGHALGFYHEHQQQDEGCEGELNWPAVYQYLGGPPNNWSQETIDFNLRSSRYMTGDIKTDFNVKSIMLYTFPIDFYRDGARNRCYSPGNTALSPGDTQLLRMAYGNEAITRASSTAAITAAVASFSAPERAALRTRLNLFKADQATKNQILRVGNAQFTDVDIKACSTAPATLASVETVTQFLNAEPKVGMLRYRGTVAPAGNEPGIMVLADADHPEITDARRIVASLSSRYGKQVSLAENPGRDRWLLTIVVCGGLRP, from the coding sequence ATGTCGAACATTATCTGCATTTTACTTAGTGCTGTGTTGTCGCCATTAGCATATGCCCAGAACAGAGAAGCGTTGGCAGTACCAGTCGAGGTGCTCCCCGACTACATCACCCGCCGAGTCATTTCCGATGCTCCGGAGCAAACACTTAGCGAACTTGCTCGAACAGGTAGCGTCGAGCGTGGCATTATCGTCGGTGCCAAGCGGTGGGACGTCGGAGTTCCCATAAGCGTATGCTTTTTTGGCGGAAGTCGCGAACTTCGTCGGCATATTGTGGAAGTTGCTAGCATTTGGGAGCGGCAAGGCGCTCTTGTCAGCTTCGATTTCGGCGATCGAATTGATCCGAACCTCTGCCGCTCCAATCGGGTGTATGACATTCGGATCGGGTACACGCAGCCAGGCTACTGGTCGATGATCGGACAAGATAGCTTGGTGCATGTCGGCCAGCTGGAGGAGAGCATGAACTTCCAGCGCTTTGACATCTCGCCACCTACAGAGACCGAGTTCCAGCGTGTCGTTCTTCACGAGTTTGGGCACGCGCTAGGCTTCTATCATGAGCATCAGCAGCAGGACGAAGGTTGCGAGGGCGAGCTCAACTGGCCTGCGGTATACCAGTATCTGGGTGGGCCACCGAACAACTGGTCACAGGAGACGATCGACTTCAACCTGCGCAGCAGCCGCTATATGACGGGCGATATTAAGACGGATTTCAACGTCAAATCGATAATGCTCTACACCTTTCCGATCGACTTTTACCGTGATGGTGCGCGAAACCGGTGTTACTCGCCCGGCAACACTGCTCTCTCGCCAGGAGATACGCAGCTGTTGCGAATGGCCTACGGTAATGAAGCGATCACGCGTGCCTCGAGCACGGCTGCGATCACTGCCGCGGTCGCATCCTTCTCAGCGCCAGAGCGAGCAGCGCTGCGCACCCGGTTGAACCTTTTCAAGGCGGATCAAGCAACCAAGAACCAAATCCTTCGAGTTGGAAACGCGCAGTTCACCGACGTTGATATCAAAGCTTGCTCTACCGCGCCGGCCACGCTTGCGTCGGTCGAGACAGTGACGCAGTTCCTCAACGCCGAACCTAAAGTCGGCATGCTTCGATACCGTGGGACCGTCGCCCCAGCGGGCAATGAGCCGGGCATCATGGTCCTTGCCGATGCCGATCATCCCGAGATCACCGATGCGAGGCGCATTGTCGCGAGCCTCAGCTCGCGGTATGGCAAGCAGGTAAGTCTCGCTGAGAACCCCGGTCGCGATCGTTGGCTGCTGACTATCGTCGTTTGCGGCGGCTTGCGCCCCTGA